The proteins below are encoded in one region of Sphingobacterium sp. R2:
- a CDS encoding ABC transporter ATP-binding protein, giving the protein MNTPIVSTTQLSFQYPNSAPIEFPDIYIEKGQHTLLLGDSGSGKTTLLNILGGLSRPETGQVNIYSQNLSLLSNSKLDQFRSQYIGFIFQEAHLLKNLTLVENIKLAQSLAGKKVDISAIELILKQLQLDQKSNAYPNELSRGQLQRAAIARSIINKPALLIADEPTAALDDNNTHRVLELLLSIAETAGSTLLITTHDKRIKDQFSKMYLLK; this is encoded by the coding sequence ATGAACACTCCAATCGTATCGACTACACAGTTATCATTCCAGTATCCAAATTCAGCGCCAATTGAATTTCCAGATATTTACATCGAAAAAGGGCAACATACATTATTGTTAGGCGATTCAGGCTCTGGAAAAACAACACTATTAAATATATTAGGCGGTTTGTCACGACCAGAAACAGGGCAGGTCAACATATATAGCCAAAATTTATCGTTGTTATCCAACAGCAAACTGGATCAATTTAGGTCCCAATATATTGGTTTCATATTTCAAGAGGCTCACCTCCTAAAAAATTTAACATTAGTTGAAAATATCAAATTGGCGCAATCTTTAGCCGGAAAAAAAGTAGATATAAGCGCTATTGAACTCATCCTAAAACAGCTGCAATTAGATCAAAAAAGTAATGCCTATCCAAACGAATTAAGTCGTGGACAATTGCAACGTGCCGCTATAGCGCGCAGCATTATCAATAAACCAGCCCTATTGATCGCGGATGAGCCGACAGCTGCATTGGATGATAACAATACCCATAGGGTATTAGAACTTCTATTATCAATAGCTGAAACTGCCGGATCGACCCTACTGATAACTACGCATGACAAGAGAATAAAGGATCAATTCTCTAAAATGTACCTTTTAAAATAA
- a CDS encoding TonB-dependent receptor yields MEPQLQLKRIAAVVTLAVAASTTVYAQSSGKLMGTITNSKTGETITGVTVRILGTSRGGSSDVSGKYSIPALPAGKYTVEYIYVGYSTKQVTEVEIKANDLTNLDIVLDNSEGQVLDQVVVTGSFKKESIGALYSQQKNSALISDGISSEQIRRSPDKNTSEALRRVSGATIQDNKFVVVRGLGDRYNVSMMDGSVLPSTEANRRAFSFDIVPSNLIDKITISKTATPDLPADFAGGAVQITTKDIPDQNFVSFGLGYGYNTASTFKDFLQTKKNFQNYLGFDDGSSNLATNMYTREQVKAGLSGKENRLALKSLPNDLSIENKKALPSQNYQFSLGKVKQFENNNKFGALFSVTYRNSQNVLSNVRREWHQYDFTDNQYRFSNNLGALANFGYTFGKNKITWKNLYNKNYDNTYTSRTGIDLGANFDNRFSAYDILEKSLFKSTVDGEHVLSDKNDKIKWTASWSNIKNDQPNQVKLNYVRPMSAANDPSVPFTANLGTIGKQNTRLFAKLNENIYSGEGSYILPINFLTEQSTLKVGAGGNYRKRTFDARFIGFQFNENAFDNVDDINKFLQTPADQIFSAQNINNNYFRYVEIMMNGDKYEASSVTSFGYAMLDQKFNDKFRVVYGLRVENYNVKIDALNVDNMKMVEDVNDTKLDFLPSVNFTYSVTPKSNVRASYYRTLARPELRELASFKFYDFEQLGMITGNPDLKRASINNADLRYEIYPSAGEILSISAFYKQFTDAIEPRRYDVTSTPDIRFGNVPKANLYGAELEVRKKLNFVNDQPFFRNTTAYLNLAFVHSEVTNPTDQPYLEQKRPMVGQSPYVINGGLQHTALDSKLNLNILYNRIGKRIIQPGGQTFASAWEAPRNVLDFQVGYKVLKNKGEFKLNASDILNNSINVYFDNKVRNISNETWFKYKPGANYSLSFNYTF; encoded by the coding sequence TTGGAACCACAATTACAACTTAAAAGAATCGCTGCTGTCGTAACGCTAGCAGTAGCTGCGTCAACAACAGTTTATGCACAGAGTAGTGGGAAGTTAATGGGAACTATTACCAATAGTAAAACTGGCGAAACAATCACCGGAGTAACTGTTCGTATTTTAGGTACGTCAAGGGGGGGAAGTTCAGATGTATCCGGAAAATATAGTATTCCGGCTTTACCGGCAGGTAAATATACTGTAGAATACATTTATGTGGGTTACTCGACAAAGCAAGTTACAGAGGTTGAGATTAAAGCGAATGATTTGACCAATTTAGATATCGTTCTTGATAACTCAGAAGGGCAGGTGTTAGATCAAGTTGTGGTTACAGGATCTTTTAAAAAGGAATCTATCGGTGCGTTATATTCGCAACAAAAAAATAGTGCGTTGATTTCTGATGGTATTTCAAGTGAACAGATCAGAAGATCGCCCGATAAAAATACATCTGAAGCATTACGTCGAGTTAGTGGGGCAACTATTCAAGATAATAAATTTGTTGTGGTTCGGGGGTTAGGCGACCGTTATAACGTTTCCATGATGGACGGTTCGGTATTGCCAAGTACGGAAGCCAATCGTCGCGCATTTTCATTTGATATTGTTCCATCTAATTTGATAGATAAAATTACAATTTCAAAAACTGCAACACCGGATCTACCTGCAGATTTTGCCGGTGGTGCAGTGCAAATCACAACGAAGGATATTCCGGATCAAAATTTTGTATCCTTTGGTTTAGGTTACGGCTATAATACAGCTTCCACATTCAAGGACTTCTTACAAACCAAGAAGAATTTTCAAAACTATTTAGGTTTCGATGATGGTTCAAGTAATTTGGCAACGAATATGTATACGAGAGAGCAAGTTAAGGCGGGACTCTCTGGTAAAGAAAATCGTCTTGCACTGAAATCTTTGCCAAATGATCTTTCCATTGAAAATAAAAAAGCATTACCCTCTCAAAATTATCAGTTTTCATTAGGAAAGGTGAAACAATTTGAGAATAATAATAAATTTGGAGCTTTATTTTCTGTAACCTATAGAAACTCACAGAATGTATTGTCAAATGTAAGACGCGAATGGCATCAATATGACTTTACGGATAATCAATATAGATTTTCCAATAATTTAGGAGCATTAGCTAATTTCGGATACACATTTGGTAAAAATAAAATCACCTGGAAAAATCTCTATAACAAGAATTATGACAATACCTACACAAGTCGGACGGGTATTGATTTAGGGGCAAATTTTGACAATAGATTTTCCGCTTATGATATCTTGGAGAAATCTCTATTCAAATCGACTGTTGATGGTGAACATGTGTTAAGTGATAAGAATGATAAAATAAAATGGACAGCCTCATGGAGTAATATCAAGAATGACCAGCCTAATCAGGTTAAGCTTAATTATGTTAGACCAATGTCTGCAGCCAATGATCCTTCCGTTCCATTTACAGCAAACCTTGGTACCATAGGTAAACAAAATACAAGATTGTTTGCCAAACTAAATGAGAATATTTATTCAGGAGAAGGTAGTTATATCTTACCTATAAATTTTTTAACAGAACAATCCACCCTGAAAGTGGGTGCAGGCGGAAACTATAGAAAACGCACTTTTGATGCTAGATTTATTGGTTTCCAATTCAACGAAAATGCATTTGACAATGTTGACGATATCAATAAATTTTTACAGACTCCTGCTGATCAAATTTTTTCCGCTCAAAATATAAATAATAATTATTTCCGCTATGTAGAAATTATGATGAATGGAGATAAATATGAGGCGAGCTCTGTAACTTCTTTTGGATACGCGATGTTGGATCAAAAATTCAATGATAAATTTAGAGTAGTTTACGGTTTAAGAGTTGAAAATTATAACGTTAAGATTGACGCTTTGAATGTAGATAACATGAAAATGGTGGAGGATGTTAACGACACGAAGCTGGATTTTCTTCCATCTGTAAACTTCACCTATAGTGTTACGCCAAAATCTAATGTCAGAGCATCTTACTATCGTACATTAGCAAGACCAGAGCTAAGGGAATTAGCTTCATTTAAGTTTTATGATTTCGAACAGCTCGGAATGATTACCGGTAACCCTGATTTGAAGCGTGCTTCCATTAACAATGCTGATTTACGTTATGAAATTTATCCTTCTGCTGGCGAAATTTTATCTATTTCAGCATTTTATAAGCAATTTACAGATGCCATCGAGCCGCGGAGATATGATGTTACTTCTACTCCTGATATAAGGTTTGGAAATGTTCCAAAAGCCAATCTTTATGGTGCGGAATTGGAAGTTCGTAAAAAACTGAATTTTGTAAATGATCAACCATTTTTTAGAAATACAACGGCTTACCTGAATCTTGCGTTCGTCCATTCCGAAGTTACCAACCCAACCGATCAACCTTATTTGGAACAAAAGAGACCAATGGTCGGACAGTCGCCCTATGTTATTAATGGAGGATTGCAACATACAGCTTTAGATAGCAAATTAAATCTTAATATCCTTTATAACCGTATAGGTAAACGTATTATTCAACCTGGTGGACAAACTTTTGCGAGCGCCTGGGAAGCACCTCGAAACGTATTGGATTTTCAAGTTGGCTATAAAGTGTTAAAAAATAAAGGTGAGTTTAAATTAAATGCAAGTGATATTCTGAACAATTCTATCAATGTATATTTTGATAATAAAGTGCGAAATATCAGCAATGAAACCTGGTTTAAATACAAACCTGGTGCAAATTATTCCTTATCATTTAATTATACTTTTTAA